The genome window TGACCTGGGGCTTTGTAAGttaagtttaaagaaaaaaaaaagttccacaTCCACCAAAAAAAGGTACTGTAGCAATTCCTGCATTTAGAAGCGTAGCTGTCTTCTGTTAGGCCATTGTTTTCACCAGTTTAATTCTTCCACcatgagaaagagaaggaagtctgctgctgctgcgagcCAGATTCCAGGCTGCAGCATTATTCACCTAGGATCTTGTGGGATAAACACACACAGGTGTTTTCACAAGCTTGAGGTATTAAATCAGTTACTTAGAACAGCATTTAACTACCACTGTGCACAGAAAGCATGCTGAAATCTAGACACTGCCCCAAGGTCCCAAATAATACAAGAATAAGTACTCCCCCAGCTACAAAGactttacagcagcagcctcctctcctAATAACAGCTCTCAGAGACAGAGTGAGCCACAAAGGCAGAAAGTAGAACATTATTTAGCGGTACTTTGAGAGTCAAGGGCTGATTTGATATTTAAAGAACAGTTTGAGTCTCCTGCTTTCACTTTCCCTGCTGGCACATGTGCATCTGCTCCAAGAAGCCGTGATCTGTGCGAGGGAAAGTTATCTTGTTAGGAACAACCCAAGAACCACGACTGCTTCGGTACTGCAGGCATAGCCTCCATGCTTGCAAGTCAGGTAAAAACACCACTGATTTCTGAGTTGGCTTACTCTGCAATATTGATTCCCAACCCACCCCCCTACACAGATCTTGTTCTTTGTTTCCCTATGCCTCTTCAATGCAGCAGTGACAGCAATACAGTTTTTTGCAGCTGCCTTTGTTGTTTTTGCCCTTTAAGTGGCTTCTTTTACCACAACTTTTACGATGCAGAAGGCCTGAAGAGTTAAAGCATTTAGAACAGGAGTCTTAGCTTATATTTCATTCACTTCTACTTTTCTAGAGTTAAGGAAGTGataaggggaaagaaaacccCATTCTAATCTATTTGTAAGTTTCCCACAAAAATTAAGTGTGGTTTGATTTTAAACAACAGATCTTTTGATGACATTTTTGATGCCTGGAGATTTCTGCAAGTTAAACCAGtttcaaaaattacatttgataAAAAGTCAGTGGAAGACCCTATACAACTCTGCTGAGAAATGAAGCAGCGGTTCAATATGCAGAAGAGAAGTACAATCCTTGCTCTATCAGACCAAGTGATCAGACAAGACCATCAGAACATGAAGCCAGTGAAATAACACAACTGCAATTATATGCTTAGGAACAAGTGTATTGAGTAGAAACAAGGGGAGGATTGGACAGCATCAGGGGTTTACTAACAAAGCATAGAGTCAAAAGTCATCCTTGTGACTACCCCTCTGTGCTTTGTAGATATGAACATCTTTACTGGAATCATAGTGGACCTCATATACAGAGAAACGGCCTCTCAGCATCTTCAAGAATTTGTGATCCCGTTCATAGCGAATACGACAGGAAAGAAGAATCACAGTTTGCTCTGAGCACAGGTGCTCCAGCGTctgcagcagttctgcaaaaGTTTCTTCCAGATAAACGATGTCTGCACCCAAGATGAAGTCAAATGCTCCTGGAGGGAAGTTACCCAGATCTTTTCCCCAAGTCAGTTCCTTCACCACAGCTCTCGGATGTAGTTCAGAAGGTAAGTTAGCCCGTACATTTGACTCCAGGAACTCCAGTGCTGCCGCCCTGTCTGTGATGGTAACACGAGCACCTAAGCGGTACAGGAGTATATGTCTCAGACATACAGTTGATGTCCATAAATATAGCATTTGGAATACAATGCTCTAAGTCAAGCAGACTCCTTAGTTCCTGTTAAACATTAACAACTCCCCTAAGCTGcctgattaaaaacaaacaaacaaaag of Ciconia boyciana chromosome 10, ASM3463844v1, whole genome shotgun sequence contains these proteins:
- the METTL21A gene encoding protein N-lysine methyltransferase METTL21A isoform X1, with translation MALVPYEEGAGWGARQLHSPSASYRFASRTIRVRQDWRRLGVAAVVWDAAVVLCAYLETGGADLRDRSVIELGAGTGLLGIVATLLGARVTITDRAAALEFLESNVRANLPSELHPRAVVKELTWGKDLGNFPPGAFDFILGADIVYLEETFAELLQTLEHLCSEQTVILLSCRIRYERDHKFLKMLRGRFSVYEVHYDSSKDVHIYKAQRGSHKDDF